The nucleotide window TGGGCGGCCGAGTCGAGAGCAATTCTGTCGACGCAAAAACATTCAAGGAATTGGAATTGCCGGACGGACACGCGTATGAGCATCTGTACTGATGGGGGGGGAGAAACGgagcattttctggaatgagaatgcTATAGTGATAGCTTCTGGACTTTCACAAatagttattaatttgttttaagcccgcTGACCGGCCATACGGCTCGTGCAGTGAGGCATCGCAGCTTGCCCATCgcacgaaagctcgttaggtcCAGGTGGAACGGCGCCCGATAAGGGCCTGAATTCGGAGCTTAGGCCACTGCGAGAAAAAGGGCCCCGCTGCGTTTTCGGTGCCTTCCgtaatgtcaccagaagcaacaACAAGCAAGCCCGCCACTCCGGAGCGAGAAAGTAGCCGCCTTTCTTGAACGGAGAGCGAGCTCTTCTTCCAGGATTGTGATTACCGGAGTGATCCGGTTTCGACTCCGTTTagctccccccccccactcgcGGGGACGACGATACCGTCTGCTTTTACCGCTGTCCCTCCCTGCGCGCATCCATGTCCCGAAGCCGACCGTATCCCATAATGCCCCACCACGAGCGGCGGCCTGGTCCTTCTGGATCTTGACGTTTTAGCACGGCGGCCGGGAGGCTGTGATCGCGGATCCGTCGCAGAATCCCAGTGAATTACTACGAACGCTTCTGCTCATCTGGTATCTCGGCAAGAGCACCTGGATACACCCGTGTCTGTATAAACCCCCCCGAGAGTACAATAATTGCGTTCCAGAATGGGACCGCAGAACTCGGCCCTGCCAGAAGGAAATGACAGCGTTTTCCTTCCTTTCTCAGGCTGGTTTACCCGCAGACGAAAGTGCTGGACCCGCAGTGAGTATCCACCCCCCTCTTCTTGTATTGCGTTGCCCAAGTTCCATGGCAGAATTCAAAACAATCTGGCATCAATGGGTGccaatttcagttttctgtgcccTTTTCATTTCCTGTTAAACGAGAACGACACGCCGTGCCGAAGGCCGACACAAAGCCTACAGCGCCGGGCAGGCCAGTTTACGTAGGTGCTCCTCACCCAGCCAGCCTTTCTGCATGCGTGGAGGTGTTGCGAGTGGGCGattcataataaataattataataataattgcttacacttatatagcgcttttctggacactccactcaaagtgcttcacaggtcagggggaatcccactaccgccaccagtgtgcagcccccacctggatgatgcgacggcagccatagtgcgccagaacgctccccacacagcagctctcagtggggaggagagcagagggatgaagccagtccagagagggggggttattaggaggccatgatgggtaagggccattgggaaatttggccaggacgccggggtcaCACCCCGGAGAAACGAGATTGGTTgtgaaacgccctgggatttttaatgaccgcagagagccaggacctcggtttgacgtctcatcagGATCTTGAGGTCGCCGTCACACAGGCAGGGGTCCCCCAGCTGAGGATTAACAGGGGCATGGAGGCATAAAGGGCGGAGCTGCGTCAGGccggcgtaggctgcaaaggaacaaggaaaggtCGATTCCTGTGCTGAACGGAGAAGGAAACGAAGACTCCACGGCAGAAATGTCGAGTTTCTCGTCTTCTCTTCGCAGCACCAGATGAACGTTTACTTGTCCCCGACCTAAAGGTTCTCTGCTGCAAGCTGTAGGCAAGCAAACAAGGGGGGGGGATATTCACGGAGGTTGTAGAGAGGATCTGAGGAAGCAAACTCAAGGCATTCTGGGTGTGGCCAAAACAAGCCTGGGCACGAGAAAGCACGTGCTGCCCCCCCACTCaaacctctcccagcagcaaccttagtttttccccaggagtctcccctccaggtactgacctgctGGCCGTTTAAGTTTTGTTTCTCGTTAAAGCGTTACTCTACGGACACCACTTGTGTCACcataattaacaaaaaaaataatctggtcGACCGAACAGGTCTCGCCCGGCTTTTGATGGCGTCCCCAGGCGGAGAGAGGATCCGCCAGGGTCCCCGTTTTTTACCCCAAGCGGGAGAACGGACGCCTGTGTCGAGGGGGgaagaaatggagaaaaaaaaaacacaacactttCAGTTACCCCCAGGGTATTAATTGTtgcagtcagaagtaaaaatgaGGCACAAGCCGGAATCGGTCTCTCCAGATTGCTGAtcgctcctctctctcagaTGTCTCTTTCATCGTCCATCCTTAAATTGTCATGAGGGggcatttctttcatttttaataagattTCCCCCTGACCAAGGTGGCCGACGGGTGAGGCCGGTCACAAGATTGCAGATCAGGATTCGCTGGAGCAGGGATCGGCTGTGCACCCTGTTCCAGGCTAGATAAGCAGAGCACCGAACCAGGTGCTAGCCTGTTATTAAGTGCTAGCTCTCAGGCTGCTCCATTCTTTGTAAGGGCCTGAGGTGCTGAGAGAGGAACTGTCTGCCAATAAATATTGATAGTAAATgtatagtaaataaaaaaaataaaaagattgatCAACTTCGACTTCTGATCGCCTCTTTTGCTCGTGTCCCAGGAGGAGAGACGTGCTGACTGTCACCCCCTGGTTGGCTCCCATCGTCTGGGAAGGGACCTTTGACCCCCTGATCATCGACGGCACCTACAAGCCCCTCAATCTGACCATAGCGACCACCGTCTTCGCGGTCGGCAAGTAAGACACGTTTATCACAACGATTTCGAGAGAGTTGACAACCACTGTCAGACGGCTCGACCGGCTTAGCACAAATTAGGTCCGGGCTGGCTGTTTTACCGACTTCCAGTCCCAAAGTACATGATGCTGATTTGGAGAAAGAAATTCAGttgaaataaatttaatttcttgatTACAATTCATCTAGCACCTAGAAAACAAGTATCTAGTAAAACCTTCCCGGTATGAATGAAATTGTCGGGCATGCGTGTCGAAAACTTCGAACCATATGTTCTTCTGGTCTAATCTTCATATTATTGATCTAGTCGCTAAAATGTTGGTACTATGACCTTTGTGTCATGTCAGAAAAGCAGAGGATAATATATTTTTGATgctgaaagcagaaaaaaaaataacaggaacAACACGTCACCCTGCATTCATGTTGACGTCCACCGATACTAGAGTTTTACCCCCTTCTCATCATCGATCCTGCCGTTTCCCCAGGTACATCCGCTTCCTGAAGGCGTTCCTGGAGTCGGCGGAGGAGCACTACCTGGTGGGGTTCCGGGTGCACTACTACGTCTTCACCGACCAGCCGGGCGAGGTGCCGGGGGTGTCCCTGGGCCCCGGCAGGAACCTCACCGCCATCCGGGTGCCCAAGTTCGACCGCTGGCAGGAGATCTCCCTGCGGCGGATGGAGATCATCCGGAAGACCATCGAGGAGCAGATCCGGCGGGAGGCCCATTTCATCTACTGCCTGGACGTGGACATGCTCTTCCACGACCGCGTGGGGGCGGAGGTGCTGGGCGAGCTGGTGGCCGCCCTCCACCCTTGGTTTTATTATTTCAACCGGGACCAGTTCCCCTACGAGCGCCGGCCGGCCTCCGCCGCCTACGTCCCCCAAGGCCAGGGCGATTTCTACTACCAGGCGGCCGTGTTCGGGGGCGTCCTGGAAAACGTGCACCGGCTGGCCAAGACGTGCGAGGACAACCTGGTGGTGGACAAGAGGAACGACATCGAGGCGGCCTGGCAGGAGGAGAGCCACCTCAACAAGTACCTGATCCGCCACAAGCCCACCAAGCTGCTCTCCCCCGAGTACATCTGGGACGACAAGAAGCGGCATATGAAAGAGGTCAAGGTCATCCGCTTCTCCACGG belongs to Lepisosteus oculatus isolate fLepOcu1 chromosome 14, fLepOcu1.hap2, whole genome shotgun sequence and includes:
- the LOC138243277 gene encoding globoside alpha-1,3-N-acetylgalactosaminyltransferase 1-like isoform X2 → MMTSKYILTVLAGFLIGMIISYGFLGSGPPTKLNHGQRSPWKVIPKMNVSPEGLVYPQTKVLDPQRRDVLTVTPWLAPIVWEGTFDPLIIDGTYKPLNLTIATTVFAVGKYIRFLKAFLESAEEHYLVGFRVHYYVFTDQPGEVPGVSLGPGRNLTAIRVPKFDRWQEISLRRMEIIRKTIEEQIRREAHFIYCLDVDMLFHDRVGAEVLGELVAALHPWFYYFNRDQFPYERRPASAAYVPQGQGDFYYQAAVFGGVLENVHRLAKTCEDNLVVDKRNDIEAAWQEESHLNKYLIRHKPTKLLSPEYIWDDKKRHMKEVKVIRFSTVRKNLAEVRDN
- the LOC138243277 gene encoding globoside alpha-1,3-N-acetylgalactosaminyltransferase 1-like isoform X1, with translation MMTSKYILTVLAGFLIGMIISYGFLGSGPPTKLNHGQRRSPWKVIPKMNVSPEGLVYPQTKVLDPQRRDVLTVTPWLAPIVWEGTFDPLIIDGTYKPLNLTIATTVFAVGKYIRFLKAFLESAEEHYLVGFRVHYYVFTDQPGEVPGVSLGPGRNLTAIRVPKFDRWQEISLRRMEIIRKTIEEQIRREAHFIYCLDVDMLFHDRVGAEVLGELVAALHPWFYYFNRDQFPYERRPASAAYVPQGQGDFYYQAAVFGGVLENVHRLAKTCEDNLVVDKRNDIEAAWQEESHLNKYLIRHKPTKLLSPEYIWDDKKRHMKEVKVIRFSTVRKNLAEVRDN